TTCTTGCGAATGGCGACACAGAAGATCCGCATCCGGCTGAAGGCATACGACTCGAAGCTCCTGGACCAGAGCGCGGGTGAGATCGTCGAGACGGCTAAGCGCACTGGCGCGAAGGTGGCCGGTCCGATCCCCCTTCCTACGCGCATCAACAAGTTCACCGTGCTGCGTTCTCCGCACGTGGACAAGAAGAGCCGCGAGCAGTTCGAGATCCGCACCCACAAGCGCCTGCTCGATATTCTCGAGCCTACGCAGCAGACGCTGGATGCGCTCATGAAGCTGGATCTGTCGGCCGGCGTTGACGTCGAGATCAAGTCCTAGGAAGCGGGTGGGCGTCTGAGTGGTTTCACTCCGACCCCCGCGAGGAAAGTGCCATGGCGAAGTTTGACGTTGTCGACCTGGATTTGAAGAAGGTGTCGGAGATCGAGCTCTCCGACGACATCTTCGGCGCTGAGCCGAACACGCACCTCTTTTACGAGGTCGCGAAGATGCAGCAGATCAACCGGCGCCGCGGCACGGTGGGTGTGAAGAACACCTCGCTGGTCAGCGGCGGCGGCAAGAAGCCCTGGAAGCAGAAGGGCACTGGCCGCGCCCGCCAGGGTTCCATCCGCGCTTCCCACTGGGTGGGCGGCG
The genomic region above belongs to Myxococcus guangdongensis and contains:
- the rpsJ gene encoding 30S ribosomal protein S10, encoding MATQKIRIRLKAYDSKLLDQSAGEIVETAKRTGAKVAGPIPLPTRINKFTVLRSPHVDKKSREQFEIRTHKRLLDILEPTQQTLDALMKLDLSAGVDVEIKS